One candidate division KSB1 bacterium genomic window, AGTCTCAAATTTTCCACCGAAGTCCATCGAAGCTTTTACTGCCCGCCTCAGGCAATTTGACCGCTATTGTCAAACTCTTGCCGCCGGCTCAATTGCAGATCTAACCTACCAGCATCTTCTGGTTTTCGTAGCCGATTTTGAGGCGCCATCGGTTCATGTCAAAAAGAATCGCGTCTGGGCATTGCACCACTTTTACCATTTCCTCAAGCTAAACCAACTCATCGATGAAAACATAGCGGCTTATATTCCTTATCCAAAAATCTGGCGGAAAGTCCCACAATACCTCACAACAGCCGAGTTTAATCAACTCCTCGAACATTTCGCTTGCCGGGCAGACTCACCGCATGGCCTCAGAAACCTCATTGTCATCATGCTGTTCGGTTTTTTAGGACTGAGGCTGCGCTCTGTGTTAAAACTCGATGTTGCAGACGTCGACCTCAGTGCCGCCCTCATCCGGATACGGGAAAAAGGCAATGTCCAAAGGCTGCTTCCTTTGCCTGATATCCTCTGCAGGACACTGACCCGCTATCGGCAGACACTTGAGCACCCTCGAGGCCCGCTGTTGCTCTCGAAACGCAGAAAAAGACTCTCAGAGCGCACTGTACAAGACTTCCTGCGCGCGGCTATGGCTGAACTGGGCATAGACAAGCATCTACATGCGCATCTCTTGCGGCATACCGCTGCTACTTGCCTCAATAAAGTCGCTGGTCCGGATATCACACAGCATGTTCTCGGCCATGCCGCGCGCCGGAACACCGAACAATACATCCACCTCAATCCCGATGTCTATGCGGTCTACATGAAAAAACATCCCTACATGAACCTGTGAAAGGAGAAGCACTATGCAAACACTCATGCAAACCTATCACAAAGAACTGGCCGATATTGCCGGCTTTGCCCCGGACACGGTCGAAAACTATGAAATCTGCCTCGGAAAATTCTTTGATTATGCCACCCGTCAACTAAACATCGACCCACTGGAGGCCGGCGCCAAAGACCTCCTGGCATGGATGGCACATTTAAAACAACAACAGCTGAGCCGAAGCCGTTTGACCCACCATAAAGCTGCCCTCAAACACTTCTTTGGCCTTCTGGTCAAACAGAAACAACGTCAGCATAATCCGGCAGAACTTTTGTTCACCCCTCGTAAAAGGAAAAGCGACCGCAATCAGCCGCTCAGTCCGGCTATCGCTTTTAAGCTCTTACGCTCGATGAAGCGCGACACCTGGCTCGGGGAGCGCAACTTCGTGATTGTCTCCATGCTCTGGGCGCTGGGACTCAGAATAGGCGAACTAACTGCCCTCAAGGTCGGCAGCTTCGAGCCGGAGCATGAGCCTGAAATTAAGGTCGGCTTGTTGCGTGTTCAGGGCAAAGGCAAAAAAGAGCGCGCCCTGTTTGTGGCTAAGCTCTACAGCAATCTCGTCGGTTATCTCGGCCACCCGGAGACACCTAAACAGATGACTTCACCCATGTTTCCCATCTCCAACAACAAAGGCAAACAACTCTCCACTGACCGGGCACGAGGCATGATTAAAGAACTCACACACGCGGCAGGCATCAAGCTGCGTATCACTCCGCATGTGCTCAGACATTCCTTCGCCACTCACATGTACACCAATGATGTACCGGTTGAAGCTATTGAGGCCATGTTAGGTCATACCACCACCGATGAGACCTCTATTTATATCCACGTGCCCAAAGCACGAAAAAAACAGGCGTTAGCGAAAATCACCATTGAA contains:
- a CDS encoding tyrosine-type recombinase/integrase; this translates as MQTLMQTYHKELADIAGFAPDTVENYEICLGKFFDYATRQLNIDPLEAGAKDLLAWMAHLKQQQLSRSRLTHHKAALKHFFGLLVKQKQRQHNPAELLFTPRKRKSDRNQPLSPAIAFKLLRSMKRDTWLGERNFVIVSMLWALGLRIGELTALKVGSFEPEHEPEIKVGLLRVQGKGKKERALFVAKLYSNLVGYLGHPETPKQMTSPMFPISNNKGKQLSTDRARGMIKELTHAAGIKLRITPHVLRHSFATHMYTNDVPVEAIEAMLGHTTTDETSIYIHVPKARKKQALAKITIERPALSAAERSFTP
- a CDS encoding tyrosine-type recombinase/integrase; protein product: MLQDYIEQFLHYCQVSNFPPKSIEAFTARLRQFDRYCQTLAAGSIADLTYQHLLVFVADFEAPSVHVKKNRVWALHHFYHFLKLNQLIDENIAAYIPYPKIWRKVPQYLTTAEFNQLLEHFACRADSPHGLRNLIVIMLFGFLGLRLRSVLKLDVADVDLSAALIRIREKGNVQRLLPLPDILCRTLTRYRQTLEHPRGPLLLSKRRKRLSERTVQDFLRAAMAELGIDKHLHAHLLRHTAATCLNKVAGPDITQHVLGHAARRNTEQYIHLNPDVYAVYMKKHPYMNL